DNA sequence from the Methanophagales archaeon genome:
TATCCTCTCTCCATTTTCAACCGTTCCAATCCAGAGAAGGAAAAGGAATTTTATAAAGGCTTAGTGAAGAGTTTAAAGGCAATACTTGAAAATTGGGAGAAATATAAGCCGATCAGAGGCATGATAGAGCATATATTCAAATTAGCGGAAAATACTTTCTCTTTAAACAATTTGCATCGCTATACGAAGCGTTCAGTCAAAAAATTCGTCTGTTTGCATGTACTTTTGGTAGGGATAGTGGTTTCGTTGGGTATTAACCCAAAGGAGGAATTACAGAAGATTGCTGACTGGTAGTTGGTGGAGGGGGCTGTAACCGTTATTGCAAGAATATCGCATGGAAAGTCTTAAAGTAAAGGGTAGCTATGCAAATACAGAGGAAGAAAAAATGGAAGAAAAAATAGGGATGCCCCTGATTGGGGAGGAATTTCCGGATATGGAAGTACAGACGACACATGGAAAGAAGAAACTGCCAGAGGAGTATAAGGGCAAATGGTTTGTCCTGTTCAGTCATCCTGCTGATTTTACGCCCGTATGCACGACCGAGTTTGTGGCGTTTCAAAGACGATTTGAAGAGTTTAAAAAGCTGGGCTGCGAATTGATAGGATTGAGCATAGACCAGGTATTCAGCCACCTGAAATGGGTGGAATGGATAAAGGAGAACCTGGGCGAGGAGATAAAGTTTCCAATTATTGCGGACGATACAGGCAGAGTGGCAAAGCTGCTGGGGCTCATCCATCCAAACAAGGGAACAAATACAGTTAGAGCTGTATTTGCCGTTGACCCAGATGGAATCATAAGAGCCATGATTTATTATCCACAGGAGCTTGGTAGGAACATGGATGAAATATTGCGAATGGTACGCGGTCTTCAAACCAGCGATGAACACGGTGTTGCGATACCTGCAAATTGGCCTGATAACGAGTTAATTGGTGATGAGGTGATAATTCCACCGGCATCGGATGAGCAAACCGCGAAAGAACGAGTCAAGCAATACGAATGCTTTGACTGGTGGTTCTGTCACAAGAAGCTGGACATGATGGAGGAAGGTAAATAACATGCTAAGCGAGAAGATGCAGGATGCATTGAATGGGCAGCTCAACAAGGAGATGTATTCTGCGTATCTCTATCTGGCGATGTCGGCATACAGCACGTATATCGGGCTGAAAGGGTTTGCCAACTGGTTCATGGTTCAGTACCAGGAGGAGATGATGCACGCGATGAAAATCTACGATTATATTAATGACCAGGGCGGACAGGTAAAGCTTATGGCGATTGAGCAGCCGTTGACCGAATTTGAGTCACCCATGGATATGTTTGAGAAGACATTGGAGCATGAGAAGTTCATCACGAAGAGCATAAATGAACTTGTTGACCTCGCAATTGCCGAGAAGGACCACGCTACGAACATCTTTCTTCAATGGTTCGTTACTGAACAGATAGAAGAAGAGAGTAACGACAAAGATATTATCGCCAGGTTGAAACTCATAGGAAAAGACGGTAATGGGTTACTCATGCTTGACAAGGAACTGGCAGCACGTGTATTTACACCACCTGCGACTGCTGAGGGGATTTGAACAAAATGGCAAACGCGATAATAATTTATGAATCCCGTTCAGGCAACACGGAAATGATGGCAAAAGCTATCGTAGCTGGACTGGAAGAGGCAGGCGTAGACGTTGAATTGAAAAGGGCTGTACGTGCAAAGGCTGATGACCTCAAAGACATGGATGCGGTGGTCCTCGGCTCGCCGACGTATGTTCGCAGTTTGATAGCGGCAATGAAGACGTTTCTTTTTGAGATGGAGAAAGCGGACCTGAAAGGAAAGGTTGGTGCGGCATTCGGGTCTTACGGCTGGAGCGGCGAATCAATTGAGATACTGACAGAAACGATGAAGAATCTCGCGGGGATGAACGTGATAGAACCAGGACTGAGAATAAAAGGCAGACCAACCGAACAAGGCTTGAAGGAATGCCGGGAGTTCGGCAAGAAAATTGCCGAGAAGATAAAATAAGGATAAGGATGTGAGTGAAGAATGTCAAAATGGAAATGTACCGTATGTGGGTATATCTATGATGAGGAAGAGGAGGGTACGAAGTTTGAGGATTTACCCGATGATTGGGTATGCCCTGCGTGTGGTGTGGGCAAAGAAGTGTTTGAGAAGGAGGATTAAATGAGCCTTGGAAGAGAATTAAAACCGAACATTTACGCAGTAGGAGCAATTGACTGGGACCGGCGATTATTTGACGAACTAATTCCGCTACCAGATGGAACGAGTTATAATTCCTATTTGATAAAAGGAAGTGAGAAGACAGCTTTGATAGACACGGTTGACCCGACCATGATGGATGTACTGGTAAGAAACCTTAGAGGTCTTGAAGTTGGCGGTATAGATTATGTCGTTGCCAATCACGCCGAGCAGGACCATTCGGGCTCATTACCAAAAATACTCGATTTATATCCCGGTGCTAAGGTGGTTTGCACACCGAAATGTAAGGACTTGCTTATGGATCTGCTCTTAATACCTGAGGATAAGTTCATAACCGTGGCTGACGGGGAGACCCTGTCACTGGGCAACAAGACACTGGAGTTCATCCATGCACCGTGGGTTCACTGGCCAGAGACGATGCTGACATATCTGAGAGAAGACCACGTGATTTTCACCTGCGATTTCCTTGGCTCGCATCTGGCAACCAGCGGCCTGTTTGTGACCGACGAGGCGAGGGTCTATGAGGCAGCCAAGCGATACTATGCGGAGATTATGATGCCTTTCCGGACAACAATCAGGAAAAATTTAGAGCGGATAAAAAGTTTGGAGATAGAGATAATCGCACCAAGTCATGGTCCCGCTTATGATAAGCCCGAATTTATTCTCAATGCTTACAGGGACTGGACTTCTGACGCAGTGAAGAATGAGGTGATTATCCCCTACATCTCGATGCACGGTAGCACGAAGAAGATGGTGGATTACTTCACAGAGGCGTTGATTGACCGAGGAATAACAGTAAAGCAGTTCAATCTGTCAGAACCTGATATCGGGAAACTGGCGATGGCATTGGTAGATGCTGCTACGGTTGTGCTCGGGTCTCCAACAGTTCTGGTCGGACCACACCCGAAAGTCGTTTATGCCGCCTGTCTTGCAAATGCCCTGAGACCAAAACTGAAGTTCGCATCTATCATCGGGTCTTATGGTTGGGGTGGCAGGATGGTAGAACAACTTACGGGAATGTTACCCAATTTGAAGTTGGAAATACTGGAGCCGGTTGTGATTAAAGGAGTCCCGAAAGAAGCGGATTTTGGTGCTCTGGACAGATTAGCTGATGAAATTATGAACAAGCATAAGGAGCTGGGTTAACCCTACTCCCTTTACCTTTTCTTCCGTAAGATGAAAGGGGGAGGGTTGTAAATGTCTCATGTCTCAGATAGATATTAAGTTTGAAGAGTATAAATCGCTACGTTCCAGCATTGACATGCACTTAAAACAGATTAACGAAATTCTCGCTATTATGGT
Encoded proteins:
- a CDS encoding peroxiredoxin — translated: MEEKIGMPLIGEEFPDMEVQTTHGKKKLPEEYKGKWFVLFSHPADFTPVCTTEFVAFQRRFEEFKKLGCELIGLSIDQVFSHLKWVEWIKENLGEEIKFPIIADDTGRVAKLLGLIHPNKGTNTVRAVFAVDPDGIIRAMIYYPQELGRNMDEILRMVRGLQTSDEHGVAIPANWPDNELIGDEVIIPPASDEQTAKERVKQYECFDWWFCHKKLDMMEEGK
- a CDS encoding FprA family A-type flavoprotein, which gives rise to MANAIIIYESRSGNTEMMAKAIVAGLEEAGVDVELKRAVRAKADDLKDMDAVVLGSPTYVRSLIAAMKTFLFEMEKADLKGKVGAAFGSYGWSGESIEILTETMKNLAGMNVIEPGLRIKGRPTEQGLKECREFGKKIAEKIK
- a CDS encoding rubredoxin — translated: MSKWKCTVCGYIYDEEEEGTKFEDLPDDWVCPACGVGKEVFEKED
- a CDS encoding FprA family A-type flavoprotein — protein: MSLGRELKPNIYAVGAIDWDRRLFDELIPLPDGTSYNSYLIKGSEKTALIDTVDPTMMDVLVRNLRGLEVGGIDYVVANHAEQDHSGSLPKILDLYPGAKVVCTPKCKDLLMDLLLIPEDKFITVADGETLSLGNKTLEFIHAPWVHWPETMLTYLREDHVIFTCDFLGSHLATSGLFVTDEARVYEAAKRYYAEIMMPFRTTIRKNLERIKSLEIEIIAPSHGPAYDKPEFILNAYRDWTSDAVKNEVIIPYISMHGSTKKMVDYFTEALIDRGITVKQFNLSEPDIGKLAMALVDAATVVLGSPTVLVGPHPKVVYAACLANALRPKLKFASIIGSYGWGGRMVEQLTGMLPNLKLEILEPVVIKGVPKEADFGALDRLADEIMNKHKELG
- a CDS encoding ferritin; its protein translation is MLSEKMQDALNGQLNKEMYSAYLYLAMSAYSTYIGLKGFANWFMVQYQEEMMHAMKIYDYINDQGGQVKLMAIEQPLTEFESPMDMFEKTLEHEKFITKSINELVDLAIAEKDHATNIFLQWFVTEQIEEESNDKDIIARLKLIGKDGNGLLMLDKELAARVFTPPATAEGI
- a CDS encoding IS5/IS1182 family transposase, which gives rise to YPLSIFNRSNPEKEKEFYKGLVKSLKAILENWEKYKPIRGMIEHIFKLAENTFSLNNLHRYTKRSVKKFVCLHVLLVGIVVSLGINPKEELQKIADW